The following proteins are encoded in a genomic region of Methylobacterium tardum:
- a CDS encoding TonB-dependent receptor domain-containing protein has product MSLRALRSSLVASASVVAGTVLSGAVQAQQSVTLGEISVVSTTPVGSGGGSSSQAQTFNGPGPVPPLGSVPPTGLTRLRGSEQPLYKIPSTVESVTASDLAIDQANNNLVTTLARRTPGINISDSQGNNNRVDVTYRGFTASPVQGVPQGLAVYQNGVRINEAFGDVVNFDLIPQQAIQRIDVVTGNPVFGLNALGGAVNIQMKNGFTWQGTEIAAWGGSDARTAGYLQYGKVADNWSVYFTGDGLNDRGWRYESPSTIGRLYADLGYRSQDSEFHLIGLAARSFYGAAAATPVDFTHRDPRAIFTFPQTTTTEVGSLQLTGRVDISPTWDLAGNAYFRRFSQTYVDGNDGNFENCSTRSSFRGNLCFEDDGFSPSAGQSQLAFRNQFLILGQQNQRIPFRANIPYGTLDTTQTQATGFGGSLQASNRDQVFGLPNTFVIGGSIDTANYSFKSSSTLGVINPDLSITTNPNNPYYGNIPGLGTPQLRTAGALGIAPSSVNGSNLYMGLYTLDTLDVTDRLSLTAGARLNFARIQSEDLTGFSPDVTGTHYYNKINPVAGLTYRFFDALNLYGSYSESNRAPTPLELACANPDRPCLLPNSLVADPPLKQVTARTYEVGFRGQLPNTYDGGVITYKIGAFRTDLSNDILSLATPGNTARAYFVNVPSTQRQGIEVGSEYTADYLRVYANYALVDATFQFNGTLSSPNNPLADDGAIQVRKGNIVPLVPAHQIKAGFDYFITPDWQLGLYLQAFSSSYFRGDESNLNRKLPAYYTLNLQTKYQVTKNLEVFGLITNLTNNRYATFGTFAEPGPVAGNLRISDPRTTTLAQPFSIYAGIRYAFGADPVPMSPEPIIRKY; this is encoded by the coding sequence ATGTCACTTCGCGCGTTGCGGAGCAGCTTGGTCGCGTCTGCATCGGTTGTCGCTGGAACGGTCCTTTCGGGGGCCGTTCAGGCTCAGCAATCGGTGACACTGGGTGAGATCAGCGTGGTGTCCACGACGCCGGTCGGCTCCGGCGGCGGCAGCTCGAGCCAGGCGCAGACCTTCAACGGTCCCGGCCCGGTGCCGCCGCTCGGGTCCGTGCCGCCGACCGGCCTGACCCGCCTGCGCGGCAGCGAGCAGCCCCTCTACAAGATCCCGAGCACGGTGGAATCGGTCACGGCGAGCGACCTCGCCATCGATCAGGCCAACAACAATCTCGTCACGACGCTGGCCCGGCGCACGCCCGGCATCAACATCTCCGACTCGCAGGGCAACAACAACCGCGTGGACGTGACCTATCGCGGCTTCACGGCCTCGCCGGTGCAGGGCGTGCCGCAGGGGCTGGCCGTCTACCAGAACGGCGTGCGCATCAACGAGGCCTTCGGCGACGTCGTCAATTTCGACCTGATCCCGCAGCAGGCGATCCAGCGGATCGACGTGGTCACCGGCAACCCGGTCTTCGGCCTCAACGCGCTGGGCGGCGCGGTCAACATCCAGATGAAGAATGGCTTCACCTGGCAGGGTACCGAGATCGCCGCCTGGGGCGGCTCCGATGCCCGCACCGCCGGCTATCTGCAATATGGCAAGGTCGCCGACAACTGGAGCGTGTACTTCACCGGCGATGGGCTGAACGATCGCGGCTGGCGCTACGAGAGCCCGAGCACGATCGGCCGTCTCTACGCCGATCTCGGCTACCGCTCCCAGGATTCGGAGTTCCACCTGATCGGCTTGGCCGCGCGCAGCTTCTACGGCGCCGCCGCCGCGACGCCGGTGGACTTCACCCATCGCGACCCGCGGGCGATCTTCACCTTCCCGCAGACCACCACCACCGAGGTCGGCTCGCTGCAACTCACCGGCCGCGTCGACATCTCACCGACCTGGGACCTCGCCGGAAACGCCTATTTCCGCCGCTTCAGCCAGACCTACGTGGATGGCAACGACGGCAACTTCGAGAATTGCAGCACGCGCTCCAGCTTCCGCGGCAATCTCTGCTTCGAGGATGACGGGTTCAGCCCGTCGGCCGGCCAGTCACAGCTCGCGTTCCGCAACCAGTTCCTGATCCTGGGCCAGCAGAACCAGCGCATCCCGTTCCGGGCCAACATCCCCTACGGCACCCTGGACACGACCCAAACCCAGGCCACGGGCTTCGGCGGCTCGCTGCAGGCGTCGAACCGCGACCAGGTGTTCGGCCTGCCCAACACCTTCGTGATCGGCGGCAGCATCGACACGGCGAACTACTCGTTCAAGTCGTCCAGCACCCTCGGGGTCATCAACCCCGACCTGTCGATCACCACCAACCCGAACAATCCCTATTACGGCAACATCCCGGGGCTCGGCACGCCGCAATTGCGGACCGCCGGTGCCCTCGGCATCGCGCCGAGCTCGGTCAACGGCTCGAACCTCTATATGGGGCTCTATACCCTCGATACGCTCGACGTGACCGACCGGCTGTCGCTGACGGCCGGGGCGCGCCTCAACTTCGCGCGCATCCAGAGCGAGGATCTCACCGGCTTTTCGCCGGACGTGACCGGCACGCATTACTACAACAAGATCAACCCGGTCGCCGGCCTGACCTACCGCTTCTTCGACGCGCTGAACCTCTACGGCAGCTACTCGGAGTCGAACCGCGCGCCGACCCCGCTGGAACTGGCTTGCGCCAACCCGGACCGGCCGTGCCTCCTGCCGAACTCGCTGGTTGCCGATCCGCCGCTGAAGCAGGTGACGGCGCGGACCTACGAGGTCGGCTTCCGGGGCCAGCTGCCGAACACCTATGACGGCGGCGTCATCACCTACAAGATCGGTGCGTTCCGCACGGATCTCAGCAACGACATCCTGTCGCTCGCCACGCCCGGCAACACGGCGCGCGCCTATTTCGTCAACGTGCCCTCGACGCAGCGGCAGGGGATCGAGGTCGGCAGCGAGTACACGGCCGATTACCTGCGGGTCTACGCCAACTACGCGCTGGTCGACGCCACCTTCCAGTTCAACGGCACCCTGTCGTCGCCCAACAACCCGCTCGCGGATGACGGCGCCATCCAAGTGCGCAAGGGCAACATCGTGCCCCTGGTGCCGGCGCACCAGATCAAGGCCGGCTTCGACTACTTCATCACACCCGACTGGCAGCTCGGCCTCTATCTCCAGGCCTTCTCCTCGTCCTACTTCCGCGGCGACGAGTCGAACCTGAACCGCAAGCTTCCGGCCTACTACACGTTGAACCTGCAGACGAAGTATCAGGTGACGAAGAACCTCGAGGTCTTCGGGCTGATCACCAACCTGACCAACAACCGCTACGCGACGTTCGGCACCTTCGCGGAGCCGGGCCCGGTGGCCGGGAACCTGCGGATCAGCGATCCGCGGACCACGACACTGGCACAGCCGTTCTCAATCTACGCCGGCATCCGCTACGCGTTCGGCGCCGACCCGGTGCCG
- a CDS encoding ABC transporter permease, which translates to MSAPIQVSSAPAAVTARGAQQRIGRLDAVGYLICLGGIVRRELLRFFNQKERFFSALVRPLVWLFIFAAGFRNTLGVSIEPPYQTYVLYEVYVVPGLAVMIQLFNGMQSSLSMVYDREVGSMKVLLTSPYPRWLLLLAKLIAGVAVSIVQAYAFLAVAYFWETDIPPLGYLTALPAFLASGLMLGAIGLFLSSLVRQLENFASVMNFVIFPMFFASSALYPLWRIRESSETLYWICELNPFSHAVQLVRYALYVQFEPVACAVVVGVTLAFFGAAVVAYDPGRGIMARRGGPAGETP; encoded by the coding sequence ATGAGCGCACCGATACAGGTCTCGTCCGCCCCTGCCGCCGTCACGGCACGCGGTGCCCAGCAGCGGATCGGGCGGCTCGATGCGGTCGGGTACCTGATCTGCCTCGGCGGCATCGTCCGCCGGGAATTGCTGCGTTTCTTCAATCAGAAGGAGCGGTTCTTCTCGGCACTGGTCCGCCCGCTCGTCTGGCTGTTCATCTTCGCGGCGGGCTTCCGCAACACGCTGGGCGTCTCCATCGAGCCGCCGTACCAGACCTACGTGCTCTACGAGGTCTACGTGGTGCCCGGGCTGGCGGTGATGATCCAGCTCTTCAACGGCATGCAATCGTCGCTCTCGATGGTCTACGACCGCGAGGTGGGGTCGATGAAGGTGCTGCTGACCTCGCCCTATCCGCGCTGGCTGCTGCTGCTCGCCAAGCTGATCGCGGGCGTGGCCGTGTCGATCGTGCAGGCCTATGCCTTCCTGGCGGTGGCCTACTTCTGGGAGACCGACATCCCGCCGCTCGGCTACCTGACGGCGCTGCCGGCGTTCCTGGCCTCGGGCCTGATGCTCGGGGCGATCGGGCTGTTCCTGTCCTCTCTGGTGCGCCAGCTCGAGAACTTCGCCAGCGTGATGAACTTCGTGATCTTCCCGATGTTCTTTGCCTCCTCGGCCCTCTACCCCCTGTGGCGGATCCGGGAATCCTCGGAGACGCTGTACTGGATCTGCGAGCTGAACCCGTTCAGCCACGCGGTGCAGCTCGTCCGCTACGCCCTCTACGTCCAGTTCGAGCCGGTCGCCTGCGCCGTCGTGGTCGGCGTGACGCTCGCCTTCTTCGGCGCCGCCGTCGTCGCCTACGATCCCGGCCGCGGCATCATGGCCCGGCGCGGCGGCCCGGCCGGCGAGACCCCCTGA
- a CDS encoding ABC transporter ATP-binding protein, producing the protein MSASEAAALQVDHVGHRFGARAALDDVSITVERGRFAALLGPNGAGKTTLFSVITRLYNNQTGQVAIFGHALDREPSRALARLGVVFQARTLDTDLTVEQNLLYHASLHGIARGAGKARVGALLDRVGLADRRHDKVRTLSGGQSRRIEIARSLIHRPDLLLLDEPTVGLDLESRADIVAIVRALVREEGLSVLWATHIFEEIAPEDDAVVLHRGRIIARGWAGDIGSPGESLADAFRRLVAEPGRAAA; encoded by the coding sequence ATGAGCGCGTCGGAAGCGGCCGCCCTCCAAGTCGACCATGTCGGCCACCGGTTCGGAGCGCGGGCGGCGCTCGACGACGTCTCGATTACGGTGGAGCGCGGGCGCTTCGCCGCCCTGCTCGGCCCGAACGGTGCCGGCAAGACGACGTTGTTCTCGGTGATCACCCGGCTCTACAACAACCAGACCGGCCAAGTCGCGATCTTCGGCCATGCCCTGGACCGGGAGCCCTCGCGCGCGCTCGCCCGGCTCGGCGTCGTGTTCCAGGCGCGCACCCTCGACACCGACCTCACCGTCGAGCAGAACCTGCTGTACCACGCGAGCCTTCACGGCATCGCCCGCGGCGCCGGGAAGGCGCGCGTCGGGGCGTTGCTCGACCGGGTCGGCCTCGCGGACCGGCGGCACGACAAGGTCCGCACCCTGTCGGGCGGCCAGTCGCGGCGCATCGAGATCGCCCGCTCGCTGATCCATCGCCCGGATCTGCTGCTCCTCGATGAGCCGACCGTCGGGCTGGACCTCGAATCTCGCGCCGACATCGTGGCGATCGTGCGCGCGCTGGTGCGGGAGGAGGGGCTGTCAGTCCTCTGGGCGACCCATATCTTCGAGGAGATCGCGCCCGAGGACGACGCCGTCGTGCTGCACCGGGGCCGGATCATCGCCCGCGGCTGGGCCGGGGATATCGGCAGCCCGGGCGAGTCCCTGGCCGATGCCTTCCGCCGCCTCGTGGCCGAGCCGGGGAGGGCCGCGGCATGA
- a CDS encoding YVTN family beta-propeller repeat protein, whose translation MNRRVEAGLSVCALGAWLALCGPAAAFTAYVTNEKGNSVSVIDTNTMAVTATWKVGRRPRGVTVSKDGKELFVCASDDDRIDVLDTSSGKVVRSLRSGPDPEQFILDASGNPLYVANEDDSQVTIIDIEKNKVLAEVPVGVEPEGMGLSPDGKILVNTSETTNMAHFIDTKTFQVIDNVLVDARPRFAEFTADGKFLWVSAEVGGTVSVIDVAQRRVIKKISFKIPSVNDEAIQPVGIRITKDGTKAFVALGPANRVAVIDAKTYEVEKYLPVGQRVWQLAFTPDQKQLFTTNGTSNDVSVIDVAAEKVVKSIPVGLLPWGVAISPN comes from the coding sequence ATGAACCGCCGCGTCGAGGCAGGCCTGAGTGTGTGCGCCCTCGGAGCGTGGCTCGCCCTGTGCGGGCCGGCCGCCGCCTTCACCGCCTACGTCACCAACGAGAAGGGCAACTCGGTCAGCGTCATCGACACAAACACGATGGCGGTGACGGCGACCTGGAAGGTCGGCCGGCGCCCGCGGGGCGTGACCGTGTCGAAGGACGGCAAGGAGCTGTTCGTCTGCGCGAGCGACGACGACCGCATCGACGTGCTCGATACGAGTTCCGGCAAGGTGGTGCGCTCCCTGCGCTCGGGCCCGGATCCGGAGCAGTTCATCCTCGATGCGTCCGGCAACCCGCTCTACGTCGCCAATGAGGATGACAGCCAGGTCACGATCATCGACATCGAGAAGAACAAGGTCCTGGCCGAGGTGCCGGTCGGCGTCGAGCCGGAGGGGATGGGCCTGTCGCCGGACGGCAAGATCCTGGTCAACACCTCCGAAACGACCAACATGGCCCATTTCATTGACACCAAGACCTTCCAGGTCATCGACAATGTGCTGGTCGATGCCCGGCCGCGCTTCGCCGAGTTCACCGCCGACGGCAAGTTCCTGTGGGTGTCGGCGGAGGTCGGCGGCACGGTGAGCGTGATCGACGTGGCCCAGCGCCGGGTGATCAAGAAGATCAGCTTCAAGATCCCGAGCGTGAACGACGAGGCGATCCAGCCCGTCGGCATCCGGATCACCAAGGACGGGACGAAAGCCTTCGTGGCGCTCGGCCCGGCCAACCGGGTCGCGGTCATCGACGCCAAGACCTACGAGGTCGAGAAGTACCTGCCGGTCGGCCAGCGCGTCTGGCAGCTCGCCTTCACGCCGGACCAGAAGCAGCTCTTCACCACGAACGGGACGTCCAACGACGTCTCGGTGATCGACGTCGCCGCCGAGAAGGTGGTCAAGAGCATCCCGGTCGGCCTGCTGCCATGGGGCGTGGCGATCTCGCCGAACTGA
- a CDS encoding ABC transporter substrate-binding protein: protein MQDPAPDTVVLRQTLPVWLRAGLAALALLPLSAQAQQPAPEPIDTHIGLIYRPQPAPSSYDAEAAPEDEGLAGAKMGIADNNTTGRFTKQTYALDEIALTDDKPDPVAAAKELVAKGARYLVLALPADAVLAVADAVKETGAVVLNAGAPDDRLRGADCRANVFHILPSRAMLTDALAQYMTVMRWRKIFLIVGPTDADKAYADAVRNSARKFALKITAEKPWTFGPLAKARGDTPTRAEAMVFTRGLDYDLAIVADEEGDWGDYVPYRTVDPRPVGGTQALTPTTWSPVLETWGAAQAQNRFRRLAGRLMRPLDYQVWAAVRTVGEAVTGKKTNDPAVIGPYLADPAFTLPAYKGVPLSFRPWDHQLRQAIIVVQPKALVSVAPEQGFLHQRTPLDTLGVDLPETTCKFK from the coding sequence ATGCAAGATCCTGCACCCGACACGGTTGTCCTGCGCCAGACGCTCCCGGTCTGGCTGCGCGCCGGGCTGGCTGCGCTGGCGCTGCTGCCGCTATCGGCGCAGGCCCAGCAACCCGCCCCAGAACCGATCGACACCCATATCGGCCTGATCTATCGGCCACAGCCCGCCCCGTCCTCCTACGACGCCGAGGCGGCGCCGGAGGACGAGGGCTTGGCGGGCGCCAAGATGGGCATCGCCGACAACAACACGACCGGCCGCTTCACCAAGCAGACCTACGCGCTCGACGAGATCGCGCTGACCGACGACAAGCCGGATCCCGTCGCGGCGGCCAAGGAGCTGGTCGCCAAGGGCGCGCGCTACCTCGTCCTGGCTCTGCCGGCCGACGCGGTGCTGGCGGTGGCGGATGCCGTCAAGGAGACCGGCGCCGTGGTGCTGAACGCCGGGGCCCCGGACGATCGCCTCCGCGGGGCCGACTGCCGGGCCAACGTGTTCCACATCCTCCCATCGCGGGCGATGCTGACCGACGCGCTGGCGCAATACATGACGGTGATGCGCTGGCGGAAGATTTTCCTGATCGTCGGCCCGACCGACGCCGACAAGGCCTATGCCGACGCGGTCCGCAACTCGGCCCGGAAGTTCGCGCTCAAGATCACGGCCGAGAAGCCCTGGACCTTCGGGCCGCTGGCTAAGGCGCGGGGCGATACCCCGACCCGGGCCGAGGCGATGGTCTTCACCCGGGGGCTCGACTACGACCTGGCGATCGTGGCCGACGAGGAGGGCGACTGGGGCGATTACGTGCCCTACCGCACCGTCGATCCGCGGCCGGTCGGCGGCACGCAGGCGCTGACGCCCACGACTTGGTCGCCCGTGCTGGAGACCTGGGGGGCCGCCCAGGCGCAGAACCGGTTCCGGCGGCTTGCCGGACGCCTGATGCGCCCGCTGGACTATCAGGTCTGGGCCGCGGTGCGGACCGTCGGCGAGGCCGTGACGGGCAAGAAGACCAACGATCCGGCCGTGATCGGGCCGTATCTCGCCGATCCCGCCTTCACGCTGCCCGCCTACAAGGGCGTGCCGCTCAGCTTCCGGCCCTGGGACCACCAGCTCCGGCAGGCGATCATCGTGGTGCAGCCGAAGGCGCTGGTCTCGGTGGCTCCCGAGCAGGGCTTCCTGCATCAGCGCACCCCGCTCGACACGCTCGGGGTGGATCTTCCGGAAACCACCTGCAAGTTCAAGTGA
- a CDS encoding DUF3280 domain-containing protein has translation MSLRAATACGFVALGATLPGAALAAEKAAVFPVELFDPGASYGARARPADTKKLTLVTDELRKALHDQAGLDIVDTTPKADTVAKDGPLYKCNGCAADIGKSLGADLVVTGYVEKGSGQIFNLNVTIAEAETGKVVRGGQVTIRADTDDTWAHAMRWVVKNRLLAEPLPGKS, from the coding sequence ATGTCTCTCCGTGCAGCGACCGCATGCGGTTTTGTCGCCCTCGGGGCTACCCTGCCCGGTGCGGCTCTGGCGGCCGAGAAAGCTGCGGTGTTCCCCGTCGAGCTGTTCGATCCCGGTGCGTCCTACGGCGCCCGTGCACGGCCGGCCGACACCAAGAAGCTCACGCTGGTCACCGACGAGCTGCGCAAGGCTCTCCACGATCAAGCCGGGCTGGACATCGTCGATACGACGCCGAAGGCCGACACCGTGGCCAAGGATGGTCCGCTCTACAAGTGCAACGGTTGCGCGGCGGACATCGGCAAGAGCCTGGGTGCGGACCTCGTCGTGACGGGTTATGTGGAGAAGGGGTCCGGTCAGATCTTCAACCTGAACGTCACCATCGCCGAGGCCGAGACCGGCAAGGTGGTGCGCGGCGGGCAGGTGACGATCCGGGCCGACACCGACGATACCTGGGCCCACGCCATGCGGTGGGTGGTGAAGAACCGCCTGCTCGCCGAGCCGCTGCCCGGAAAGTCATGA
- a CDS encoding uridylate kinase, which yields MTAVVKVGGSLEADPHRRRALLTALADGVLGRCIVVPGGGTFAGAVRAAQAREGFSDAEAHRRALDAMSDAAGIFRGIEPRLVQSLEPWTEAAPARARVWNPRRLRAGHPDIPETWDVTSDSLALWLAVQVRAERCVLVKSVDAPGGHDAAALARVGLVDVAFPDFAARFGGPIEIWGPAEKVTVALKDAA from the coding sequence GTGACCGCCGTCGTCAAGGTCGGCGGCAGCCTCGAGGCGGACCCCCATCGCCGCCGCGCGCTGCTGACCGCGCTCGCAGACGGCGTGCTCGGGCGCTGCATCGTCGTGCCGGGCGGCGGCACCTTCGCGGGCGCCGTGCGGGCCGCGCAGGCGCGCGAGGGTTTCAGCGACGCTGAAGCCCATCGCCGCGCACTCGACGCCATGAGCGATGCGGCCGGCATCTTCCGCGGAATCGAGCCGCGCCTGGTGCAGAGCCTGGAGCCCTGGACCGAGGCTGCGCCGGCCCGGGCACGGGTGTGGAACCCGCGCCGTCTGCGCGCGGGTCATCCGGACATACCCGAGACCTGGGACGTCACCTCCGACAGCCTCGCGCTCTGGCTCGCCGTACAGGTTAGGGCCGAACGCTGCGTGCTGGTGAAGTCCGTCGATGCGCCCGGCGGTCACGATGCCGCCGCCCTTGCGCGCGTCGGCCTGGTGGATGTTGCCTTCCCGGACTTCGCCGCGCGCTTCGGCGGACCGATCGAGATCTGGGGGCCGGCCGAGAAGGTGACGGTCGCCCTGAAGGATGCCGCGTGA
- a CDS encoding DUF447 domain-containing protein: MPLILETIVTTLSPAGELHLVPFGLIGEDAGYVLAPFRPSPTIVNLEASPYFAASSPRDIRVIAGAVTGRREWPTEACTAIPGRRLADSFGHAEFEVAAVEPHATRPRFRGRLVHSAAHAPFIGYNRAQAAVLEAAILSTRLHMLEPDKVLTEMAYLAIAIGKTAGPREREAWGWIEDKVAAALGPEARVLDRDDR, from the coding sequence ATGCCGCTGATCCTCGAGACGATCGTCACGACCCTGTCGCCGGCGGGCGAGCTGCACCTCGTGCCGTTCGGGCTGATCGGCGAGGACGCGGGCTACGTGCTGGCGCCGTTCCGGCCGTCGCCGACCATCGTCAACCTGGAGGCCAGTCCGTACTTCGCGGCGTCGAGCCCCCGCGACATCCGCGTCATCGCGGGCGCGGTGACGGGCCGGCGCGAGTGGCCGACGGAGGCGTGCACGGCGATCCCGGGGCGGCGCCTCGCCGACAGTTTCGGACATGCCGAGTTCGAGGTGGCAGCGGTCGAGCCGCACGCGACGCGCCCGCGCTTTCGCGGGCGGCTGGTCCACAGCGCCGCGCACGCGCCGTTCATCGGCTACAACCGGGCGCAGGCCGCGGTCCTGGAAGCCGCCATTCTTTCAACCCGGCTGCACATGCTCGAGCCGGACAAGGTGTTGACGGAGATGGCCTACCTCGCCATCGCCATCGGCAAGACCGCGGGACCCCGCGAGCGCGAGGCCTGGGGCTGGATCGAGGACAAGGTCGCGGCGGCGCTCGGCCCCGAGGCGCGCGTTCTCGATCGTGACGACCGCTGA
- a CDS encoding SRPBCC family protein, translated as MKKITLALAATAALVAATAQAHGPTRRKITESIEINAPADKVWAVVGDVKNADWVQNVTKTEFTGDPAGKFKRVLTLKNGDQIQETSNKLKPDDKLFSYYIDKVDVKDLPANDYSATITVEPAGDAKSKVEWKAAFYRGYMNNDPPPELNDEASEKGVGDWIKASLANLKAKVEKGS; from the coding sequence ATGAAGAAAATCACCCTGGCCCTGGCGGCCACCGCGGCCCTCGTGGCCGCGACGGCTCAGGCGCACGGCCCGACTCGGCGCAAGATCACGGAGTCGATCGAGATCAACGCGCCGGCCGATAAGGTCTGGGCCGTGGTCGGCGACGTGAAGAACGCCGACTGGGTTCAGAACGTCACCAAGACCGAGTTCACCGGCGATCCGGCGGGCAAGTTCAAGCGCGTGCTGACGCTCAAGAACGGCGATCAGATCCAGGAGACCAGCAACAAGCTGAAGCCTGACGACAAGCTGTTCTCGTACTACATCGACAAGGTCGACGTGAAGGACCTGCCGGCCAACGATTACTCGGCGACGATTACGGTCGAGCCCGCGGGCGACGCCAAGTCGAAGGTCGAGTGGAAGGCAGCCTTCTACCGGGGCTACATGAACAATGACCCGCCGCCCGAGCTGAACGACGAGGCGTCCGAGAAGGGCGTCGGCGACTGGATCAAGGCCAGCCTCGCGAACCTGAAGGCCAAGGTCGAGAAGGGCTCGTGA
- a CDS encoding YncE family protein — protein MTSYRGRAALAAGLTLLASAASAEPAREAIVTAQLGGAVEIIDLAAGTVLRRVPVDGAPAGIALSADRKRAYVTRPEGHGIAIIDLDAGRVLSEVALPGGPLGIATDPRGGTVYVADWYGHRLFVLTERDGTLSPDGEIGVGASPSGIAVSPDGATLYVANREADTVSVVDAKARRETTVIPVGQHPFGITLDAAAGRAYTANVTGDDVSVIDLAAGREIGRVQTGRRPYVIALAQGRGFVTDQYAGSVTAFDLATLKPIADIDVGDHPEGIAADEDGRLYVANWGDNTLSVLDARTLKVIKTIPTGNGPRSFGTFLR, from the coding sequence GTGACGTCGTACCGGGGTCGCGCGGCGCTCGCCGCCGGCCTCACCCTCCTCGCGTCGGCTGCCTCGGCCGAGCCGGCGCGGGAGGCGATCGTCACGGCTCAGCTGGGCGGCGCGGTCGAGATCATCGACCTTGCCGCCGGCACGGTCCTGCGGCGCGTGCCCGTCGACGGGGCGCCCGCCGGAATCGCGCTGTCGGCCGACCGCAAGCGCGCCTACGTCACGCGGCCCGAGGGGCATGGGATCGCGATCATCGACCTCGACGCCGGGCGAGTCCTGTCGGAGGTTGCGCTGCCCGGCGGTCCGCTCGGCATCGCGACCGACCCGCGCGGCGGCACGGTCTACGTGGCCGACTGGTACGGCCACCGCCTGTTCGTGCTGACCGAGCGTGACGGCACGCTGAGCCCGGATGGCGAGATCGGCGTCGGAGCCTCACCCTCCGGCATCGCCGTGAGCCCCGACGGGGCGACCCTCTACGTGGCGAACCGCGAAGCTGACACGGTCTCGGTGGTGGATGCCAAAGCTCGCCGCGAGACGACGGTCATTCCGGTGGGGCAGCACCCGTTCGGCATTACCCTGGATGCCGCCGCGGGCCGGGCCTACACGGCCAACGTGACCGGGGACGACGTCTCCGTCATCGATCTCGCTGCGGGACGCGAGATCGGCCGCGTGCAGACGGGTCGAAGGCCCTACGTGATCGCGCTGGCGCAGGGTCGCGGCTTCGTCACCGATCAATATGCCGGCAGCGTCACCGCCTTCGACCTCGCGACGCTTAAGCCTATCGCCGACATCGACGTCGGTGACCACCCGGAGGGCATCGCCGCCGATGAGGACGGGCGCCTCTACGTTGCGAATTGGGGTGACAACACGCTGAGCGTCCTCGACGCGCGGACGCTGAAGGTGATCAAGACGATCCCCACCGGGAACGGCCCGCGCTCCTTCGGTACCTTTCTGCGCTGA